In Candidatus Polarisedimenticolaceae bacterium, the sequence GCACATCGCCCGGGAGTTGCACGACGAGATGGGGACGGCGCTCACCACGATGAAGCTCAACCTGCAGCTGCTCGGCGGCTCGGCTCCCGAGGAGGGGACGCGACGGGTCGCCGACTCGATCGGCCTGATCGATCGGATGATCGGCCACGTCCGCGAGCTCTCCCTCGACCTCCGGCCGCCGCTGCTCGACGAGCTCGGCCTCGCCGCCGCCCTGCGTGGATACCTCGAGGCGCTCTCGCGCCGATCGGGGATCGGGATCGAGCTGCGCGCGGAGGGGGTTCCGGCGGCCCTCCCCGACGACGTCGCGATCGCCGCGTTCCGCGTCGCGCAGGAGGCGGTGACCAACGTCCTCCGGCACGGGGGAGCCGGCCGGGTGGAGGTCGATCTGGGCTACGATCGCGCCGGGCTGGAGCTGACGGTCGTCGACGACGGCCGGGGGTTCGACGTCGCCGCCGCCTTCGAGCGCGCCGGATCGGGCCGCCACCTGGGTCTGCTCGGCATGCGCGAGCGTGTGGAGGCGATGGGCGGGAGCCTCGCGGTCGAGTCGACCCCGGGGAGCGGGACGCGCGTGCACGCGCGGCTTCCGCTCGAGGACGGAGCGACGCCGTGAAGGTCGTGCTGGCCGACGATCACACCCTCTTCCGCGAAGGGGTGCGCTCGCTGCTCGAGCGGATTCCCGGGGTCGAGGTCGTCGCGGAGTACGGCGACGGCCGCGAGGCGCTCGACGGGATCGAGCGCCACCGCCCCGACGTGGCGCTGCTCGACATCACCATGCCGGGGCTGAACGGCCTCGAGGTCGCGACCCGCGTGATGCGCGCCTCGCCGGGGACGCGCATCCTGCTCCTCTCGATGCACGCGAACGAGGCGTACGTCTCCCAGGCGCTGCGCGCCGGCGTCGCGGGGTATCTCCTCAAGGACGCGGCGGCGGCCGAGCTCGAGCTCGCCCTGCGCGCCGTCGTTCAGGGGAACCGTTACCTCAGCCCCGCGATCTCGAAGCAGGTCGTCGACGGGTTCGT encodes:
- a CDS encoding response regulator transcription factor produces the protein MKVVLADDHTLFREGVRSLLERIPGVEVVAEYGDGREALDGIERHRPDVALLDITMPGLNGLEVATRVMRASPGTRILLLSMHANEAYVSQALRAGVAGYLLKDAAAAELELALRAVVQGNRYLSPAISKQVVDGFVEGRTLEADPLAGIPARQREILQLIAEGKNTKEIAAILGVGIKTVETHRSRLMDRLGIHDVAGLVRFAIRAGLVQ